TTTCTTTCTGCTGCATTTCGAGCAGGACGGGCAGGTAATCAGCGTCTTGCTTGAGGCCGAGCTTGAGCGCGGCGTCGGCGCGCATGATAGGGTCTTGGGAGCTCAGAGCGACGAGGTCGATCACACGCGTGAACGCCTTACGGGTCTTGCGCGACGGGCGGGCGGAGTCGAGCGTGGTGGGATCCAGCATCTCGGGCTCGCCCATGCGGTTGACGAAGATTTCGCCTGTCGCAACCACCGTTGCGGGGCGGGGTCCGGAGACGCCATCTTCTTCAGGGATGTAAAGGGGAATTACGGAGCCATCTTTGGCTTCATATACGTAGACATCGCCGCGCTTCCAGGCTTCCAGGTAAGTGTCGACGATTTTGGGTTCACCGGTTTCGACCAGGCTTTCGACCAAGGTCATTTGATCGTCGCCACTACTGAGCATGGCCTCGGCGAGAATTTGCCGAGCCTCGGATTCATCGGCGTTGACTGACGTCATGCCCAGCAGGCATGTCGCGAGTGCGATGAATCGTAAAATGATGGGAGACGAGTAGCGCATAGCGTGGCTTTGCTTGGATCCGGTGCGTAGTAATTTTTTAAAAGTTACCCGGGAGGCGGGGGCTAACCACGCCCCCCGGGAACCCGATTCCTGAATTTACTGAACCTAACTGACTTTTCGGTTACTCAAACGTGCCCTTCAGGAACGGCTCGCCATAAACATCTTCAAAGGATTCGATGACTTCGAACTGTCCGTCCGGCATGGTTTCGCCGATGTAGACGTCCTTGGTCAGGTGGTGGTTTGCCTGCGTGGTGACTTCGCCTCCGGGACCATCGAAGGAGATGCCGCTTTCCAGCGCCTTGACAACTTTGTCCACATCAAAGCTGCCTGCCTTTTCAACGGCCTTCTTCCAGAGGTATACACCGTCGTAGGAGAGAACCATCGGGCTGCAAGTTACGCGGCCTTCGCGCTCGATGCCGTCGACATCGGTCGTCTTGAGCCAGCTTTGGAAGTTCTCCACAAACTTTTCGTTCTCCGGAGTATCGAGGGACATGAAGTAAGTCCAGCAACCGAGCTGGCCAACCAGGTCCTTCGCGGGAAGGCTGCGGAATTCGTCTTCGGAGAGGGAGAAGGAAACGACCGGGCATTCTTCAGCGGTGAGGCCCGATGCGGCGTATTCCTTGAAGAATGCGACGTTGGAGTCACCGTTGATGGTGTTGATCACGCAGGCGTCACCGGAAGCGGCGAACTGCTTGATTTCCGCAATGATCTGCTGGTAGTCAGTGTGACCGAAGGGAGTGTATTTGCCAGCGGAGATGACTTCGCCGTTGGCGTCTTCGCGAAGACCGCCGCCGATGTTGCGGAGCGGCACGCCCTTGGAGAGCAGATACTCGAGGAGCACCAGGTTGGTGGTCTGCGGGTAAACGTAGTCGGTGCCGATCAGGTAGAACTTCTTTTTGCCTTCTTCGAGCAGGAAGTCCACGGCCGGGATAGCCTGCTGGTTAACCGCTTCTGCGGTGTAGAAGATGTTCGGCGACATTTCTTCACCCTCGTATTGAACCGGGTAGAAGAGCAGGCCGTTGTATTCTTCAAAGACGGGCAGCACCGACTTGCGGCTAACGGAAGTCCAGCAGCCGAAGACGACGGCTACCTTGTCCTGCACAAGCAGTTGCTTGGCCTTTTCCGCAAAGAGTGGCCAGTCCGAAGCGCCGTCAACGACGACCGGTTCGATCTGCTTGCCCATCACGCCGCCGTTGGCGTTGATCTCATCAATGGTGAACAGGAGCACGTCGCGTAGTGAAGTTTCACTGATGGCCATGGTGCCGCTGAGGGAGTGGAGAATGCCTACCTTGACGGTGTCTTCTTCCGCTCGGGCAAAGCTGCTAAATAGGGTGATGAGCATTGCTGTCGCGATGGCGGAGCGACGCGCAAACTTCATGAGTAGTGTTATCATATCGGATCGTTTGTTTTTGTGAATTTGGAGTTGGCCTAGCTAAGACTAAGCCAACTCATGGACGGCTTGCTTAATTCGATTAAAAGTCGACACCGATACCGACGTTTCCGGTGAGGAACGTTTCGGTGATGTTGGTTGGGATGGTGTTGTTGGGAGTGTAGTAAAAGGTCATGCCCCCGTGGATGTTCCAGGCCCCATATTGCTCGCCAATGAAGTTGAGCGGGTAGCTAAGTTGCGGGCCGAGAGCCAGATAGGTAAAGCCGCCTTGACCGCCGTAGTAGTTGTCGGTGTTGAACGCGACATCGACACCGAAGTCCACGGATAGCTCCTCGTAGGTGAAGCCCTCGGACACACCGAGCACAAATACCGTGCCTGTATCCTGCGTGCCGTTGCCGTCCACACGGTTGTGGATGACCAAGGTCGGATTCAGGAAGGTGTCATAGCTAACGACCACATCCAGAATGCGCTCAGCGTCTTGAGCGTAAATCCATTCTTGATAGGTTAGCTCGAAATTCCACTTTTCGTAGGTATACCCAAAGCCGATCCACAGATCGATCTCCTGGATGTCGTCACCAATGCCCGAAGTGCCAATGCTGTTAACATCCCACCAAGTACCAACGAAGCCATAGAAGCCATCGCCGAAGTCCATAGTTAGGCTCAGTGATGGGTTGAACAGCAGGTTATTCCAGGAGCCACCTTCGCCCCAGACATCAGCACCGTAAGAAATGAAATGCGAATTGAAGTCAAAATTCAAGGAGCCGCTAATAGCGCCGCCTACGCTCGATTCAGTGGGAGGAGTGACGCTCGTCGCCGCGTCACCGGTTAGTTCTTCATTGATTTGCGCTTGGGCAAATCCTGCTCCAAGGAGCAGCGCTGCGGCGCATACGCCGGCATTCTTCATCTTGGTATATGTATAGGACATCATCAGTCTTTTTGGTTAGTGTGTAGAGATTGAAGGCAGGGTTTTCGGTATTCTATTTTGTATACAATAATGTATAATGCAGGCTGTATGCCAATTGGCCCTGTGGCCTAAAAATCTGCTGAGATTGGATATTTTTATTCGGGTACGGCGTCAGATGTACAGAATCGAGCACCTCGGCGGGATCGACGAGATGGAGAGTTGGTAACCAACTCATTGGGGCAAAGTCGTCAGGGGAGACCCCACGAGTTACCTCACCAATCGCTAGGGCGAACGGGCTTTCAACTTTCAGTAAACTTACCCCAACGGGGCTACGCAACTATAGCCCAGGGTTGGCTTGAGGCCGCAGAGCGGCTGAACGCCTACCCTGGGAATACGAATACGTACATTGCCTATCCCAACGGGATTGCGCAAAACGACATCTTGCGCAGCCCCGTTGGGGCTGGGAGATAACCGCGCATTCGGTTTCCCAGGGTAGCGCTTCCCGCAAGCGGTTCGCTATAACCCTGGGCTATGGTTGCGTAGCCCCGTTTGGGCAGTGTTTGCAGCAATCAAGATACCAAATGAATGTTCGTTGACCCTAGCGATGCCCAATTTTGCTGATGTTGCGCACGGGTAGTTGAACAAGCGAATTGCTGACAGAGTTCATCGGTGCCGCATTTACCTACAGCTTGAGTAAAAGCTGTTGGTATTTCTCTTCGTCATAAAATTTGACGCCGACGCCGAGGAGCCGGACTGGCTGTGTGCTACGCGCATAGGCTTCCTCCAGCAAATCCTGAAATACAGGGAGGTCGGGAGTTGGGTGGACGCATTCCTTGGTCGTCTGCTGAAAGTCGCTGAACTTCACCTTCACCACGAGCTTGTGAATCACGCGGTCTTCGACCTTGAGCAAATCTTTTAAGAGCTCGTCGTGCAGCTCGGCGACCATGCTGCGGCAAGCTTCCAGTGTTTCCAGATCCTCGCTGAAGGTGCGCTCATTGCTGAGGGATTTACGCGCGGCGTTGGCCTCGACGGGGCGGTCGTCGATACCGCGGCAGCGTTGGTAGAGCGAGTAACTGCTTTTGCCGAAATGCCGGATAAGCTCGCTCATGTCGAGGGCCTGCAAATCACCACAGGTTTCCGCGCCAAGCTTGCGCAGGTGGTCGGCCATCACGGGTCCGATGCCGGGTATCTTGCGAATCGGCAGCGGGGCAATGAAGGCCTCGACTTGATCTGGCGTCACGGTGAACTGGCCGTTCGGCTTTTTCCAGTCGCTCGCGATCTTGGCGAGCATCTTGTTGGACGCAATGCCGGCCGAAGCGGTGAGGGCGGTCTCTTTAAAAATGCGCTGCCGTATCTCCTTGGCCAGCGCGCTGGCAAACCGCGGCGAATGGCTGA
This is a stretch of genomic DNA from Cerasicoccus sp. TK19100. It encodes these proteins:
- the urtA gene encoding urea ABC transporter substrate-binding protein, giving the protein MITLLMKFARRSAIATAMLITLFSSFARAEEDTVKVGILHSLSGTMAISETSLRDVLLFTIDEINANGGVMGKQIEPVVVDGASDWPLFAEKAKQLLVQDKVAVVFGCWTSVSRKSVLPVFEEYNGLLFYPVQYEGEEMSPNIFYTAEAVNQQAIPAVDFLLEEGKKKFYLIGTDYVYPQTTNLVLLEYLLSKGVPLRNIGGGLREDANGEVISAGKYTPFGHTDYQQIIAEIKQFAASGDACVINTINGDSNVAFFKEYAASGLTAEECPVVSFSLSEDEFRSLPAKDLVGQLGCWTYFMSLDTPENEKFVENFQSWLKTTDVDGIEREGRVTCSPMVLSYDGVYLWKKAVEKAGSFDVDKVVKALESGISFDGPGGEVTTQANHHLTKDVYIGETMPDGQFEVIESFEDVYGEPFLKGTFE
- the dinB gene encoding DNA polymerase IV, with protein sequence MHLADTNNRKIIHIDMDCFYAAIEARDDPALRGKPIAVGGDGLRSVVCTASYEARQFGVRSAMPMMRAKAECPGLIIVPPRFEAYKAESLKIRDIFADYTDLIEPLSLDEAYLDVSHSPRFASALAKEIRQRIFKETALTASAGIASNKMLAKIASDWKKPNGQFTVTPDQVEAFIAPLPIRKIPGIGPVMADHLRKLGAETCGDLQALDMSELIRHFGKSSYSLYQRCRGIDDRPVEANAARKSLSNERTFSEDLETLEACRSMVAELHDELLKDLLKVEDRVIHKLVVKVKFSDFQQTTKECVHPTPDLPVFQDLLEEAYARSTQPVRLLGVGVKFYDEEKYQQLLLKL